The region TTAGCATATTTGGCTACGCCAGTTAAGTCGGTGAGAAGTGTTGCCATGGTGTAAAATGGCTTTGGTTTAGTTTTTTTTGGCTCAAGTTTAATCTTTAAACACTCAGCCATAGAGCCTTCTATTAAATTATCCAACTTTGAAGTGTTTTCTATTTCATCATCATCATTACCATCTTTTTCATCTTTTTGCGGTTTAAGATAGAAAGTAAAACCTAGATCAGTTGTGGTATTTTGTGAGGCTGTAAATTTATATTCGTTAAGTTCCAAAACTATATTTGTTGACTCATATTCTCTTGCTTTAAAAAATTGCAATGCAAATCTTTTTGCTATAAGTGTAAAAATATTTAATTCATCCTTACTTAGTTCATTTAAACACGCTTTTGCTCCAGTTGGGACAATGCCATGGTGAGCCGAAATATTTGCTGAGTTAAATGCTGCACCTTTTATAGTAAGGTCAGCATTGTCCAAAATCCCTTTTAACTCAATATCGTCAGAATTTTTAAAAATTTCTTTTAGACTTTGTATAATAGCTGGCGACTCATCATACATTGTATCAGGTAGGTATTCGCAATCACTTCTGTTATAAGTTATTAAGTGAAATTTCTCTCTTAAGTTTTGAGTAATAGCAAGAACTTTATCAGGTTTTAAGCCAAATTCTTTTGCGCATTGAGCTTGAAGTTTTAATAAATTGTAAGGAAGTGGTGGTAGCTCTTTCTTTTTTTCGGTTTTCTTGATTGTAATTCTTGCGGATTTGTTTTCGCACTCTTTTAATATGTTTTGAGCTAAATCCTTATCTGTAATTTTATCATCAGTTTTTAGATTTGCACGAAAATCTATGCCATCAAAGCTTTTAAATTCACCACTAATTGCAAAGTATTCCAGACTTTTAAAATTTTCATTTTCTTTATCTCTATTTACCACTAAGGAGAGAATAGGGGTTTGGACACGTCCTAAATTTAAAACACCATTTTGATACCCTTTATTTCTAGCCACAACGGTAAATGCTCTAGTTAAATTTAGTCCGACTATCCAATCAGCCAAGCTTCTTGCAAAACCACGTTGAGAAAGCCCATAAAAGTCATCATTTGACTTTATATTATTTAACTCTTTCTTGATGCCAGCTTCACTAAGGTCATTTATTAACATTCTTTTTACTGGTAACTTATTATTTGCATAAGCTAAAATTTCATCAACTAAAATTTGTCCCTCATCGTCCGCATCACCACAATGAATAACTTCTGTTGTATCTTTTTCTTTTAATAAGTTTAAAATTATTTTAAGTTGATCTTTGCTCTTGTCAATAGGCTTATATTTAAATTTCTCTATTTCAAAGGGTAGATCTTCTAAATTCCATTTTTTATATTTTTCTGCATAATCGTCAGGCTTAAAAAGCTCCAAAATGTGTCCAAAAGCCCAAGTTATGGTATCGTTACCTTTTCTAATGAAGCCATTACCTTTACTTTCATTGCCAATAAGCCCTTTAGCTATTGCACGTGCAAGTTCAGGTTTTTCTGCTATAAATAATCTACCCATTTTGTATCCTTCATTAATTTTTTAAATTGTTTTAAATTGTTTTTTATATTTTTATACATTTTAAAATTATTTTTTATTATAATTTTTGAAGGGCTAAAAGTAGTAGTTTTAGCCCTAAATACAGCAAAAAAGTTGAAGTGAGACTATCTATCAAAACCTTGACTTTTTTGCTCTTGCTTTAATTCGCCATTTAAAATTTCAGCACCTTTGCTTACCGATTTTGTGACTGCTTTCATGGTTTCTGGCAATACGACTATGCCTTGTTGCTTAACAAAGTCATAATTCATTGTTACGGCTGATCTGTCTGGAATTTTATTAACGATTTCCATAAGTTTTGGATTTTTAGCCAATGTCTCATTTTTTTCAGCGACCAGACCCAAGTTAAAGCCTTTGGAAATATTGCTTAAAAATTCTTTCTCGAGGGCACTATCATTTGTAACGTCAAAAGAGTAACCTTTTACGCCATTTCTATTTTTTGTAGCAAAAATTCTCTCTTGCTGTTGAACTATTTCGCCAGCTTCGTTTTTAATCTCTGGGCGAATTGTGATTGCCATTTTATGAAGACTATAAGCTTGACCAGTCTTATCGTTTATGCCATTGTGTATCCAAGTAGATGCCGTATAGAAAGTGTGCTTTTCGTTTTGTAAGCCGCACTCTATTTTTACTGGGTGATTGCGACAATCAACACCATTGAGAAAATTTCTAGCATTTTCTATAGCATAAAATGCTTTTACTGCACCAAGTTCTATTTCTTTTCCATCTTTTTCGTATGGACGCTCCATGCCAAAGCCAATTAATGTTTTGTTTTGTTCTGGTAATTCAGTTTTGCTTATGAAAATTGTTGCAAGGTTCTTTTCGTTGCCGTTTTCTGTTCTGTCAAAATCTGCCATTGTTTTATCCTTTTAATTTAAAATTTTTATAACGCTATTTGATTAAGAAAATAGC is a window of Campylobacter concisus DNA encoding:
- the topB gene encoding DNA topoisomerase III; its protein translation is MGRLFIAEKPELARAIAKGLIGNESKGNGFIRKGNDTITWAFGHILELFKPDDYAEKYKKWNLEDLPFEIEKFKYKPIDKSKDQLKIILNLLKEKDTTEVIHCGDADDEGQILVDEILAYANNKLPVKRMLINDLSEAGIKKELNNIKSNDDFYGLSQRGFARSLADWIVGLNLTRAFTVVARNKGYQNGVLNLGRVQTPILSLVVNRDKENENFKSLEYFAISGEFKSFDGIDFRANLKTDDKITDKDLAQNILKECENKSARITIKKTEKKKELPPLPYNLLKLQAQCAKEFGLKPDKVLAITQNLREKFHLITYNRSDCEYLPDTMYDESPAIIQSLKEIFKNSDDIELKGILDNADLTIKGAAFNSANISAHHGIVPTGAKACLNELSKDELNIFTLIAKRFALQFFKAREYESTNIVLELNEYKFTASQNTTTDLGFTFYLKPQKDEKDGNDDDEIENTSKLDNLIEGSMAECLKIKLEPKKTKPKPFYTMATLLTDLTGVAKYAKDPNIKKLLLEKDQGKKGENGGIGTPATRSNHIKSLIDNEFISVSNDKKQIIHATQKGKDLISVAPEILTCVDMTALWFEKQKMIESRDLSLDDFLTEINQQIKEEIAKVKDSDMGNFETKPDNAQICPICNNGYLIRHESQNKKGVFWWGCSQWREGCKAFYYDNDGKPQLETKPKQEIPSDAPICPKCKSGKLLPRTSAKGFNYFACNGKLKNGNWCNAKFKTNDNGELEEMVFEKK